The following proteins come from a genomic window of Methanobrevibacter ruminantium:
- a CDS encoding TIGR00289 family protein, which yields MKSAVLFSGGKDSVMALNYAINNGDDVEYLLSIKSQNDESYMFHVPNIHLTDLQAEAIGIPIIEVKTAGVKEEELEDLKEGFKQLKSLGIEAIYTGALFSTYQKSRIERLADEIGIEAISPYWHKDPKEYMDLVIDSGFKVIISGVFAEGLDESWLGRLIDEEALAELEKISEKTYLHLAFEGGEAETLVIDGPIFKKRIEILDADIDWHVNNGTYNITDARLVDKE from the coding sequence ATGAAATCTGCTGTTTTATTTTCAGGTGGAAAAGATAGTGTTATGGCTTTAAATTATGCTATAAACAATGGGGATGATGTAGAATATCTTCTTTCAATCAAGTCCCAAAATGATGAGTCATACATGTTTCACGTTCCGAATATCCATTTAACCGATTTGCAGGCAGAAGCTATAGGAATTCCTATCATAGAAGTCAAAACTGCGGGGGTAAAGGAAGAGGAGCTTGAAGATTTGAAGGAAGGATTTAAGCAATTGAAAAGCCTTGGAATTGAAGCTATCTACACAGGTGCATTATTTTCCACTTATCAAAAATCCAGAATTGAAAGATTGGCAGATGAGATTGGCATTGAAGCCATTTCACCATATTGGCATAAGGATCCTAAGGAATATATGGATTTGGTTATTGATTCCGGATTTAAGGTTATCATCAGCGGTGTTTTTGCTGAGGGTCTTGATGAATCATGGCTCGGCAGGCTCATTGATGAAGAGGCATTGGCAGAACTTGAGAAAATCAGCGAAAAGACATATCTCCATCTTGCTTTTGAAGGAGGAGAGGCTGAAACATTAGTTATTGATGGCCCTATCTTTAAAAAAAGAATTGAAATATTGGATGCAGATATAGATTGGCATGTTAATAATGGCACATATAATATAACAGATGCAAGATTGGTAGATAAGGAATAA
- a CDS encoding ribbon-helix-helix domain-containing protein — MSEISKNNKEIGKTIATKVPINIHNQLMNLIENGDYLSISDFLREAIREQLKTYKVANFREINYFDAKKEVVSYFIKYDDCFLDEIAIDLELDFELVLNIIKDLMEEGRIVKISNEELFEKRGIDNLDVYRSKDNDSVYKIEGKRFIVESRFKDYEFITIRHNADYKSVFKNNGMVLENASVILSEAYSFIK; from the coding sequence ATGAGCGAAATAAGTAAAAATAATAAAGAAATAGGAAAAACAATTGCTACAAAGGTTCCAATAAACATCCATAATCAATTGATGAATCTAATAGAAAACGGCGATTACTTAAGCATTTCAGACTTTCTTAGGGAAGCAATAAGGGAACAGTTAAAGACTTATAAGGTTGCTAATTTTAGAGAAATCAATTATTTTGATGCAAAGAAGGAAGTTGTAAGCTATTTCATAAAATATGATGATTGCTTTCTGGATGAGATAGCTATCGATCTGGAACTTGATTTCGAACTGGTTTTAAACATAATCAAAGACCTTATGGAAGAAGGGAGGATTGTAAAGATTTCAAATGAGGAACTCTTTGAAAAAAGAGGAATTGATAATTTGGATGTTTATCGCTCAAAGGATAATGATTCAGTCTATAAGATAGAAGGAAAGCGATTTATTGTCGAATCAAGATTCAAAGATTATGAATTCATCACCATAAGACATAATGCTGATTATAAATCCGTTTTTAAAAACAATGGAATGGTGCTTGAAAACGCTTCAGTAATATTGTCTGAAGCCTATTCCTTTATAAAATAG
- a CDS encoding DUF1002 domain-containing protein, translating to MNKRILAICLAIFMAFAVIPTGFADSSNQVVITYGETAYMNQQYKSMVDDYFASKTNVDINSIESKVITAGDVNKISGGFSGKYYNSNQIFSSALLDLNQNGEITVDVDSSITTITPEMYMSALKSAGIQGGHVYVTSPVSATGESALAGIMDCYEEATDVEIPDNVKEAANQEIATQADIMNNSNVSADDLSKLVDDVKEKVSEENITDHATIVNIINDYSTTYNINISDSDIENLAQTIEQVQSVQDDANAYKEQISDYMDSSSSGNGFIMDGFSLDGLFNSILSIFNINL from the coding sequence ATGAATAAAAGAATTCTAGCCATATGCCTTGCTATATTTATGGCATTCGCGGTTATTCCAACTGGATTTGCAGACAGTTCTAATCAAGTTGTAATAACCTATGGTGAAACTGCATATATGAATCAACAATACAAATCTATGGTTGACGATTATTTTGCAAGCAAAACTAATGTAGATATAAACAGCATAGAATCAAAAGTAATCACTGCTGGAGATGTAAACAAGATTTCCGGTGGTTTCTCAGGAAAATATTACAATTCAAACCAAATCTTTTCCTCTGCTCTTCTTGACTTGAACCAAAATGGGGAAATTACTGTAGATGTGGACAGTTCAATCACTACAATCACTCCTGAAATGTACATGTCAGCACTTAAGTCTGCAGGTATTCAAGGGGGACATGTCTATGTGACAAGTCCAGTGAGTGCTACTGGTGAATCCGCTCTTGCAGGTATTATGGATTGTTATGAGGAAGCTACTGATGTAGAGATCCCAGATAATGTTAAGGAGGCAGCAAACCAAGAGATTGCTACTCAAGCAGACATCATGAACAATTCAAATGTCAGTGCAGATGACTTATCCAAACTAGTGGATGATGTAAAGGAAAAGGTTAGTGAGGAAAACATCACTGATCATGCAACCATTGTAAACATTATCAATGATTACAGTACAACCTACAATATCAACATATCTGACAGTGATATTGAAAACCTTGCTCAAACAATTGAACAAGTGCAATCTGTGCAGGATGATGCAAATGCCTACAAAGAGCAAATCAGCGATTATATGGACAGTTCATCTTCTGGCAATGGATTTATAATGGATGGATTTTCCTTAGATGGTTTGTTCAATAGCATATTAAGCATTTTCAATATAAATCTTTAA
- a CDS encoding zinc ribbon domain-containing protein, with amino-acid sequence MSKFCPECGFEQHNDNNRYCSNCGFDFYKVENNIKSADNSSIVVPIDSDENSVSKTLGSVDSKAIESSSTSSSTTSTAKGPSSSSTKSSTGSSPKTTKNYTSKSSSNDFLSKLTFNKCFLAFAVILIIFFIIGMFAQLDPEPSSDNGLTSFMERSNSYGLSDFIEDSNNYSDDYDYDYLNYGGDGDYADRVEN; translated from the coding sequence ATGTCTAAATTCTGTCCGGAATGCGGTTTTGAGCAACATAATGATAATAATCGTTATTGTTCCAATTGCGGTTTTGACTTTTACAAAGTGGAAAACAATATTAAATCAGCTGACAACTCAAGTATTGTTGTTCCTATAGATTCTGATGAGAATTCTGTTTCCAAGACTCTAGGTTCTGTAGATTCTAAGGCCATTGAATCCAGTTCCACCTCTTCTTCAACAACTTCAACCGCTAAAGGCCCTTCCAGTTCAAGCACCAAAAGCTCAACTGGTTCAAGTCCAAAGACCACAAAAAATTATACATCCAAATCATCAAGTAACGATTTTTTATCTAAATTAACATTCAATAAATGCTTTTTAGCATTTGCAGTGATACTGATAATATTTTTTATTATTGGAATGTTCGCCCAATTGGACCCGGAGCCTTCCTCGGATAATGGATTGACTTCATTTATGGAAAGATCAAATAGTTATGGATTATCTGATTTTATTGAAGATTCCAATAATTATTCCGATGATTATGATTACGATTATTTAAATTATGGTGGAGACGGCGATTACGCAGATCGTGTAGAGAATTGA
- a CDS encoding prepilin peptidase, producing the protein MFVILLILSIADYYDLKFGIIPNKLSLIIIVYGLIFNSILSLCFNNSLIFIFSIALTALITAISFILWHIGFWGGGDFKLFIGLSLGLSFLDLNNLNLNYFSSLNIPIFNQWIFYPKIISILLNGILIALVLIFISISYESIKNKKLKHYSKLSILDFSSVFSKLTTKTVDIKSLSEGMVLKKYYFKNQIAYDRINELKNKINSNTNLNAFNEGDIYYFSSSNSMGLTKEDIKLINGLYKMDIIKNHDFEIRAEIPFMPFITLGYVGFLFFGDFIAIISGFIKIMF; encoded by the coding sequence TTGTTCGTAATACTGTTAATTCTTTCAATTGCTGATTATTATGATTTGAAATTTGGAATAATTCCTAATAAATTAAGCTTGATTATAATTGTCTATGGATTGATTTTTAATTCAATATTGAGCCTATGCTTTAACAATTCATTGATTTTCATATTTTCAATAGCTTTAACTGCTTTAATCACAGCTATTTCATTTATCCTGTGGCATATTGGATTTTGGGGAGGTGGAGACTTTAAGCTATTCATTGGATTGTCATTAGGATTGTCCTTTTTAGACTTAAATAATCTAAACTTAAATTATTTCTCAAGCTTAAACATTCCCATCTTTAATCAATGGATTTTTTATCCAAAGATTATTTCAATACTTCTAAATGGCATTCTAATAGCCTTGGTGTTGATTTTCATATCAATTTCTTATGAATCAATTAAAAATAAAAAGCTAAAACATTATTCAAAATTATCTATTTTAGATTTTAGCTCAGTGTTTAGCAAATTAACCACTAAAACTGTAGATATTAAAAGTTTATCAGAAGGAATGGTCTTGAAGAAATATTACTTCAAGAATCAGATTGCATATGATAGGATTAATGAACTAAAGAACAAAATCAATTCAAATACCAATTTAAATGCATTTAATGAGGGTGATATTTATTATTTCTCATCATCAAACAGTATGGGTTTGACAAAAGAGGATATAAAATTGATTAATGGATTATACAAGATGGACATTATCAAAAATCATGATTTTGAAATTAGGGCAGAAATTCCATTCATGCCTTTCATAACCCTCGGATATGTAGGTTTTTTATTCTTTGGAGATTTCATAGCCATTATTTCAGGTTTTATAAAAATAATGTTTTAG